A genomic window from Deltaproteobacteria bacterium includes:
- a CDS encoding OmpA family protein: MNLAKQFSARSLLIMLLIAGCAGGDITTREKGAGIGALGGAAAGGLIGAAVGRPGVGAAIGGALGLGTGALIGDQLQGQQNRQNEQQKSIDQQRAEIDKNRALIDELKKRNIDARETSRGVMVNLPNVNFQFDSADLTPDGRSKVDQIANIIKRDAPNRRIVVEGHASRESAAAEAYNQRLSERRASTVADALQRDGVNGRNISSAGLGTRAPVASNDNESGRQQNRRVEVIIEN, from the coding sequence ATGAACTTGGCTAAACAATTTTCAGCGCGGTCCCTATTGATTATGTTGCTCATCGCCGGTTGCGCCGGCGGCGACATCACCACCCGTGAAAAGGGCGCCGGCATTGGCGCTTTGGGTGGCGCGGCCGCCGGCGGCTTGATCGGCGCGGCGGTGGGCCGTCCCGGAGTGGGCGCGGCGATCGGCGGTGCTTTGGGACTCGGCACTGGCGCGTTGATCGGCGATCAGCTCCAAGGCCAGCAGAATCGTCAAAACGAACAGCAAAAATCAATCGACCAACAGCGCGCCGAAATCGACAAGAATCGCGCTTTGATCGACGAGCTCAAGAAGAGAAACATCGACGCCCGCGAAACCAGCCGCGGCGTCATGGTCAATCTGCCCAACGTAAACTTCCAATTCGACAGCGCCGACCTGACACCGGATGGCCGGAGCAAAGTCGATCAGATCGCCAACATCATCAAACGCGACGCGCCCAACCGGCGCATCGTCGTCGAAGGCCATGCTAGCCGCGAAAGCGCCGCCGCGGAAGCCTACAACCAGCGCCTCTCGGAACGGCGCGCGAGCACCGTCGCCGATGCGCTGCAACGTGATGGTGTGAACGGTCGAAACATCTCGTCGGCGGGACTCGGCACCCGCGCGCCGGTGGCGAGCAACGATAACGAAAGCGGCCGCCAGCAAAATCGCCGGGTCGAAGTGATTATCGAAAATTAG
- the ggt gene encoding gamma-glutamyltransferase: protein MRALLKIRFIVCLVFVLNVFTVGVGAQSAGSGLVVADSELASRGGMEILQRGGNAVDAAIATALALSVVDQAASGLGGGGFMVIYRAKDQKSFALDFRETAPAASRRELYTKDGKAVPSLSLSGALAVGVPGEVAGLVEAHKKFGTLPLTVLAAPAIKLASEGFPIDPAMRVAVDRMQKNMLQYPDLGRIYMPKGEVPKDGDLIRQSELAETLKAIAQQGAAVFYQGWVGQAIVETLKNAGGVMTLDDLKNYKAVWREPLIGSYRGKTVITMPPPSSGGVALLEMLNVLEGFKLAELKHNSSDYLHLLSETMKHAFADRAAHLGDPDFVHVPMRKLTAKEYAAWIRGRIAMDKTRPTNFYGYYNYDAEKGGTTHFSVVDRFGNAVATTQSVNTRFGSKLLAPRTGIVLNNEMDDFAIHADTGNVYGLIGNRANSLEPNKRPLSSMSPTIILNGNRAELIVGAAGGPRIINATLQTIVNVLDFKLPVKQAVEAERIHHQWLPERLGVEGKLGAEQKKALEARGHVVREQSALGVVQAITINASGVNGAVDPRKVERARTE from the coding sequence ATGCGAGCTTTGCTTAAAATTCGTTTCATCGTCTGTTTGGTCTTCGTCCTCAACGTTTTCACTGTTGGCGTCGGCGCGCAGTCGGCCGGGTCTGGACTGGTGGTCGCCGACAGCGAACTGGCGAGCCGCGGCGGCATGGAAATCTTGCAGCGCGGCGGCAACGCCGTCGACGCGGCGATCGCTACCGCATTGGCGTTGTCAGTGGTCGACCAAGCGGCGTCGGGATTGGGCGGCGGCGGCTTCATGGTGATCTACCGGGCCAAGGACCAGAAATCTTTCGCGCTGGATTTTCGCGAGACCGCGCCGGCGGCGTCGCGCCGCGAGCTTTACACCAAAGATGGCAAGGCGGTGCCGTCGTTGAGTTTGAGCGGCGCCTTGGCCGTCGGAGTGCCGGGCGAAGTGGCGGGACTGGTCGAAGCGCACAAAAAATTTGGCACGCTGCCGTTGACCGTATTAGCCGCGCCGGCGATCAAGCTCGCCAGCGAAGGCTTTCCCATCGATCCGGCCATGCGCGTGGCCGTCGATCGCATGCAGAAAAACATGCTGCAGTATCCCGATCTCGGCCGCATCTACATGCCCAAGGGCGAGGTGCCGAAGGATGGCGACCTGATTCGCCAGAGCGAGTTGGCGGAAACGCTCAAAGCGATCGCCCAACAAGGCGCGGCGGTTTTTTATCAAGGCTGGGTCGGTCAGGCGATCGTCGAGACGCTCAAAAACGCCGGCGGTGTGATGACGCTGGACGATTTGAAAAATTACAAAGCGGTGTGGCGCGAGCCGCTGATCGGTTCATACCGCGGCAAAACCGTGATCACCATGCCGCCGCCGAGCTCGGGCGGCGTGGCGCTGTTGGAAATGCTCAACGTGTTAGAAGGCTTTAAACTTGCCGAGCTCAAGCACAACTCGTCCGACTATTTGCACCTGCTGAGCGAAACCATGAAACACGCTTTCGCCGACCGCGCGGCACACTTGGGCGATCCCGATTTTGTCCATGTGCCGATGCGCAAGCTGACGGCGAAAGAATATGCCGCGTGGATTCGCGGCCGGATCGCGATGGACAAAACTCGTCCGACGAATTTTTACGGCTACTACAATTATGACGCCGAGAAAGGCGGCACGACCCATTTCAGCGTGGTCGATCGTTTCGGCAACGCGGTGGCGACCACCCAGTCGGTGAACACACGCTTTGGATCCAAATTGCTCGCGCCGCGCACCGGCATCGTGCTCAACAACGAGATGGACGATTTCGCGATTCATGCCGACACCGGCAACGTTTACGGTTTGATCGGCAACCGGGCCAATTCGTTGGAGCCCAACAAGCGGCCGCTGAGCAGCATGTCGCCGACGATTATTCTAAACGGCAACCGCGCCGAATTAATTGTCGGCGCCGCCGGCGGGCCGCGCATCATCAACGCGACGCTGCAAACGATTGTCAACGTGCTCGATTTCAAATTGCCGGTGAAACAAGCGGTGGAAGCCGAGCGTATTCATCATCAATGGCTGCCCGAACGTTTGGGCGTCGAGGGAAAGCTCGGTGCCGAGCAGAAAAAGGCGCTGGAAGCGCGCGGCCACGTCGTGCGCGAGCAAAGCGCGCTGGGCGTGGTGCAGGCGATCACGATCAACGCCAGCGGCGTCAACGGCGCCGTCGATCCGAGAAAAGTTGAGCGGGCGAGGACGGAGTAG
- a CDS encoding phage holin family protein — translation MFEKFNAAGNASGPGVLHALKAALAALSAILHTRLELFATELEEERERLKQTLILTLLLFFGLSFGFILLTIFIVALFWDKGWIAAIGILSAVYLGVGAMAGLKLRSAFLTRPGLFPATLGELGKDRDHLRTTSRE, via the coding sequence ATGTTCGAGAAATTTAACGCCGCCGGCAACGCCAGCGGGCCGGGAGTGTTGCATGCGCTCAAAGCCGCCTTGGCGGCGCTGAGCGCGATCCTGCACACGCGTCTTGAGCTGTTCGCCACCGAACTCGAAGAAGAGCGCGAGCGGCTCAAGCAAACGCTGATTCTCACGCTGCTGCTTTTTTTCGGTCTGAGCTTCGGCTTTATTCTGCTGACGATCTTTATCGTCGCGCTGTTCTGGGACAAAGGCTGGATCGCCGCCATCGGCATATTGAGCGCCGTTTATCTCGGCGTCGGCGCCATGGCTGGATTAAAACTGCGCAGCGCCTTTCTCACCCGCCCCGGATTGTTTCCCGCCACGTTGGGAGAGCTGGGCAAAGACCGCGATCATTTAAGGACCACCTCGCGTGAGTAA
- a CDS encoding SH3 domain-containing protein, whose amino-acid sequence MLSASRKCTPFVCLLFLLNISGSADAAPQKAAVFGTPTANLRAGAGVEHALKTTLKEGDPVIVEKLEGDWYLVNAADGQKGYVHKNLLKLVAETAVPPVPASVPTPTVVTKSEPPPAREPLAVKNEAPSAPAPAPVPVALAAQKTPAPPAKSAEAKSQSILQMLEGHEAEVKIGLFIAGVAFVLGWFCGGSYYQRRERKSRYKLRF is encoded by the coding sequence ATGTTGAGCGCGTCGCGGAAGTGCACACCGTTTGTCTGTCTATTATTCTTATTAAATATTTCCGGCTCTGCTGACGCCGCGCCACAAAAGGCCGCCGTCTTTGGCACTCCGACTGCGAATTTGCGCGCCGGTGCCGGGGTTGAACATGCGCTTAAAACCACTCTGAAAGAGGGCGATCCAGTGATCGTCGAAAAGTTGGAAGGCGATTGGTATCTGGTGAACGCGGCGGATGGGCAGAAGGGTTACGTTCACAAAAATCTCTTGAAGCTGGTCGCTGAGACCGCTGTGCCACCGGTTCCTGCCTCAGTTCCAACGCCAACGGTGGTGACGAAATCCGAGCCACCGCCAGCCAGGGAGCCGTTAGCGGTTAAGAACGAAGCGCCCAGTGCGCCTGCGCCCGCACCGGTTCCGGTAGCTCTCGCGGCGCAGAAAACTCCAGCGCCACCAGCGAAGTCTGCCGAAGCTAAGTCGCAGTCGATCCTGCAAATGCTCGAAGGCCACGAAGCGGAAGTGAAGATCGGTCTATTTATCGCCGGCGTTGCCTTTGTCCTCGGCTGGTTTTGCGGCGGCAGCTATTACCAACGGCGTGAGCGCAAGTCGCGCTACAAGCTGCGCTTCTAA
- a CDS encoding SDR family oxidoreductase yields MIDGLKDKVVIVTGGAHGIGKAYCKGFARAGARVVISDIDKPGAEAASAEIAAEVGAKDFSSLLPLHVDVSNEDATKKMAAQTIERFGRIDVLINNAAIFSVVPMNRGRIETIDPEEWDKLMAVNLRGLFFCCRAVLPTMRAQQSGKIINIASGTVFAGSPGRIHYVTSKAATIGFTRTLAREVGGDNINVNCLAPGNTLSEENPTEETIRLRESSAGLRALKRVQVPQDVVGAMLFLASPLSDFMTGQTVNVDGGISFV; encoded by the coding sequence ATGATCGATGGACTCAAAGACAAGGTCGTCATCGTCACCGGCGGCGCCCATGGCATAGGCAAGGCGTACTGCAAAGGATTCGCCCGTGCCGGGGCGCGTGTGGTCATCTCCGACATCGACAAACCGGGGGCCGAAGCGGCGTCCGCGGAAATTGCTGCCGAGGTAGGGGCGAAAGATTTTTCGTCCCTTCTACCGCTTCACGTCGATGTGTCCAACGAAGACGCGACTAAGAAAATGGCCGCGCAAACCATCGAGCGCTTCGGCCGCATCGATGTTCTCATCAACAACGCGGCGATATTTTCCGTCGTGCCCATGAACCGCGGCCGCATCGAAACCATCGATCCCGAAGAATGGGATAAATTGATGGCGGTCAATCTACGCGGGTTATTTTTTTGCTGCCGCGCCGTGCTGCCGACCATGCGCGCCCAGCAGTCCGGCAAGATCATCAACATCGCTTCGGGCACGGTCTTCGCCGGCAGCCCAGGACGAATTCACTACGTCACGTCAAAAGCCGCCACCATCGGCTTCACCCGCACGCTGGCCCGTGAAGTCGGCGGCGACAACATCAACGTCAACTGCCTGGCGCCGGGCAACACGCTGTCGGAAGAAAATCCCACTGAAGAAACCATTCGCCTGCGCGAGTCCTCCGCCGGCCTGCGCGCCTTGAAGCGCGTCCAAGTGCCCCAGGACGTTGTCGGCGCGATGTTGTTCCTCGCCTCGCCGCTGAGCGATTTTATGACCGGGCAGACGGTAAACGTCGATGGCGGAATTTCGTTCGTATGA
- a CDS encoding glucose 1-dehydrogenase, whose product MMRLKDKVAIVTGGGVGIGKAYAHGLAKEGAKVVVADIQDVEAQKVAADIKAAGGEAIAVAVDVTSPEKTQAMAAAALKAYGRIDILVNNAGLYSALKKKAFMEIDTDEWDRVMAVNVKGLFLCVKAVYPTMKQQHKGKIINISSGTTQGGTPFFLHYVSSKAGVLGFTRALAREVGSDNICVNSIMPGLTISSPNQEGVVSAEQLADRRKSRALQRDQYPADLVGTVIFLASDDSDFMTGQAIGVDGGQHMH is encoded by the coding sequence ATCATGCGATTGAAAGACAAAGTAGCCATCGTCACCGGCGGCGGCGTGGGGATCGGCAAAGCTTACGCCCATGGGTTGGCGAAAGAAGGCGCGAAAGTTGTCGTCGCCGACATTCAAGATGTCGAGGCGCAAAAGGTTGCCGCCGACATCAAAGCAGCCGGCGGTGAAGCCATCGCCGTGGCGGTCGATGTAACCTCGCCGGAAAAAACTCAAGCGATGGCGGCGGCAGCCCTAAAAGCCTACGGCCGCATCGACATCCTGGTAAACAACGCCGGACTTTACTCGGCGCTGAAGAAAAAAGCCTTCATGGAAATCGACACCGACGAGTGGGACCGGGTCATGGCGGTGAACGTCAAAGGTCTTTTTCTTTGCGTGAAAGCGGTCTACCCGACGATGAAGCAGCAGCACAAAGGCAAGATCATCAACATCTCATCGGGCACGACCCAGGGCGGCACGCCGTTTTTTCTGCACTACGTATCGTCGAAAGCCGGCGTCCTCGGCTTCACCCGCGCGCTGGCGAGGGAAGTTGGCAGCGATAATATCTGCGTCAACTCGATCATGCCGGGCCTGACTATCTCCAGCCCCAACCAAGAAGGCGTCGTCAGCGCCGAGCAATTGGCCGATAGAAGAAAGAGCCGCGCTCTGCAGCGCGATCAATATCCAGCGGACTTGGTGGGCACTGTCATCTTTCTGGCCTCGGACGACAGCGACTTCATGACCGGCCAAGCCATCGGCGTCGACGGCGGCCAGCATATGCACTGA
- a CDS encoding alcohol dehydrogenase → MASSRGATLLGPDKLELREYPIPDIPADGGLIKVEMGGVCGTDVKYLHGKLKVDYPIILGHEILGRIEKLGKNAAAIHHVKEGDRVILKGALGCGRCADCRRNNQRFCRQRTNYGGRTKCDLPPHLFGGFADYLYLAPDVLCTKVSESLSAEAAALVGSVMANGFQWAIRRGGVKMGDYVLIQGPGQQGLSCTFASKHAGAAKIFVSGIGRDMPRLELAKKFGATRIINVEQEDVVEVVRKETNGELCDVVIDVSGNPNAILKSVDCLHRQSTMVLGGLTGDTTVTPMLMDKLVWNEIKLQGCFTADNDATEAALRIIEETKFPVEQMVSHIFPLKDIEHCIRSIGGEVPGTFPTKALINPAIG, encoded by the coding sequence ATGGCAAGCTCAAGAGGTGCGACACTGCTCGGCCCCGACAAACTGGAACTGCGCGAATATCCGATTCCCGATATTCCCGCCGACGGCGGATTGATCAAAGTCGAAATGGGCGGAGTGTGCGGCACCGATGTGAAATATCTGCACGGCAAACTCAAGGTCGACTATCCGATCATTCTCGGCCATGAGATTCTCGGCCGGATCGAAAAGCTCGGCAAGAACGCGGCGGCGATTCATCATGTCAAAGAGGGCGACCGAGTCATTCTCAAAGGCGCGCTGGGCTGCGGCCGCTGCGCCGACTGCCGGCGCAACAACCAACGCTTCTGTCGCCAGCGCACCAACTACGGCGGACGAACGAAATGCGATCTGCCGCCCCATCTGTTCGGTGGCTTTGCCGACTATTTATACTTGGCGCCCGACGTTTTGTGCACCAAAGTGAGCGAATCATTGTCCGCCGAAGCCGCGGCGCTTGTCGGTTCGGTGATGGCCAACGGTTTTCAATGGGCGATCCGCCGCGGCGGCGTCAAGATGGGCGACTATGTGCTCATCCAAGGTCCAGGCCAGCAAGGGTTGTCTTGCACCTTTGCGTCGAAACACGCCGGCGCGGCGAAAATCTTCGTCAGCGGCATCGGCCGTGATATGCCGAGATTGGAATTGGCTAAAAAGTTTGGTGCCACGCGCATCATCAACGTCGAACAGGAAGATGTCGTCGAAGTTGTTCGCAAGGAAACCAATGGCGAACTCTGCGATGTCGTCATCGATGTCTCGGGCAATCCCAATGCGATCTTGAAATCGGTGGACTGCCTGCATCGCCAATCGACCATGGTACTCGGCGGACTCACCGGCGACACCACGGTGACGCCGATGTTGATGGATAAATTGGTCTGGAACGAAATCAAACTGCAAGGCTGTTTCACCGCCGACAACGACGCCACCGAAGCCGCGCTGCGGATTATCGAAGAGACGAAATTTCCGGTGGAACAGATGGTCAGTCACATTTTTCCCTTGAAGGACATCGAGCACTGTATTCGCTCCATTGGCGGCGAAGTGCCGGGCACCTTCCCGACCAAGGCGTTGATCAATCCGGCGATCGGGTGA
- the amrB gene encoding AmmeMemoRadiSam system protein B: MASSDSSLAIFSMADKPRVRGIEAFPVQQDGKTIIYLKDPLNFATPLGISPVGYFLLVHFDGRHAYNDLREVFEQRFRSPLARAEFDQFVAMLDQHYYLKSERFEKYQQVVIDEFRARPSRAPAHVGGGYKNDPVELTAQLDSYFVEAKGPGLPAATNNTATPKAIVAPHIDFHRGGPAYAWAYKPLAESAGADLYIILGTSHCGGQTPYILTRKNFETPLGLVETDSEFVEQLQAQSSEDCFVDEYLHRGEHSIEFQVLFLKYIAQKRAALNGEPERPFKIVPILVSSFHSMMVSQTLPEATAPVGNFLRTLRQLAQQDTRRICFVAGVDLAHVGKQFGDEEPVDEQFLKWVEAEDRQLVDRLVDLDAPGFFNEISKDEDKRKICGFAPLYSLIHLLDGARGNHLHYGQAFTPETGSAVTFTSLVFD; the protein is encoded by the coding sequence TTGGCATCGTCTGATTCGTCGCTGGCGATTTTTTCCATGGCCGACAAACCGAGAGTTCGCGGCATCGAAGCTTTTCCCGTTCAGCAGGACGGGAAGACGATTATCTATCTTAAAGACCCGCTCAATTTCGCCACGCCGCTGGGCATTTCGCCGGTCGGTTATTTTCTTTTGGTCCATTTCGACGGGCGCCACGCTTACAACGATCTGCGCGAAGTGTTCGAACAACGGTTTCGCTCGCCGCTGGCGCGCGCCGAGTTCGATCAATTCGTCGCCATGCTCGATCAACATTATTATTTAAAGAGCGAGCGCTTCGAGAAGTACCAGCAAGTGGTGATCGACGAGTTTCGCGCGCGTCCGAGCCGCGCGCCGGCCCATGTCGGCGGCGGTTACAAGAATGATCCGGTGGAGTTGACGGCGCAGCTCGATAGTTATTTCGTCGAGGCCAAAGGTCCGGGACTTCCCGCCGCGACTAATAACACCGCCACGCCGAAGGCGATCGTCGCGCCGCACATCGATTTTCACCGCGGCGGTCCGGCCTACGCTTGGGCATACAAACCGTTGGCGGAAAGCGCCGGCGCCGATCTTTATATTATTCTCGGCACATCCCACTGCGGCGGCCAGACGCCGTACATTCTCACCCGCAAGAATTTCGAAACGCCGCTGGGCTTGGTCGAAACCGACAGCGAGTTCGTCGAGCAGTTACAAGCGCAGAGTAGCGAGGACTGTTTTGTCGACGAGTATCTCCATCGCGGCGAACACTCCATCGAGTTTCAGGTATTGTTCTTGAAATACATCGCGCAGAAACGCGCCGCGCTCAACGGCGAACCGGAAAGGCCGTTTAAAATCGTTCCGATCTTGGTGTCGTCATTCCATTCAATGATGGTCAGTCAGACCTTGCCGGAAGCAACCGCGCCGGTGGGCAATTTCTTACGAACGCTGCGCCAGTTGGCGCAACAAGACACGCGGCGGATTTGTTTCGTCGCCGGCGTCGATCTCGCCCATGTCGGCAAACAGTTTGGCGACGAAGAACCTGTTGACGAGCAGTTTCTCAAATGGGTCGAAGCGGAAGATCGTCAGTTGGTTGATCGCTTAGTCGATTTGGACGCGCCGGGCTTTTTCAACGAGATTTCCAAGGACGAAGACAAGCGCAAGATCTGCGGCTTCGCGCCGCTCTATTCACTGATTCATCTTCTCGACGGCGCGCGCGGTAATCATCTCCATTACGGTCAAGCGTTCACGCCGGAGACCGGCTCGGCGGTGACGTTTACCAGTTTGGTATTCGACTAG
- a CDS encoding DUF59 domain-containing protein, with protein MVTREQVYEALHECYDPEIPVNIVDLGLVYGVEVTDDKVAVIMTLTAPGCGMGGMIAADAKAKIMALEGVIDATVDLVWEPAWNPSMIAEEAKQRLGIV; from the coding sequence ATGGTTACCAGAGAACAAGTCTACGAAGCGTTGCACGAATGTTACGATCCGGAGATTCCGGTCAACATCGTCGATCTCGGATTGGTTTACGGCGTCGAAGTGACCGACGATAAAGTCGCGGTGATCATGACGTTGACCGCGCCGGGTTGCGGCATGGGCGGCATGATCGCCGCCGACGCCAAGGCGAAAATCATGGCTCTCGAAGGCGTCATCGACGCCACAGTGGATCTGGTCTGGGAACCGGCGTGGAATCCGAGCATGATCGCCGAAGAGGCGAAGCAGCGGCTTGGCATCGTCTGA
- a CDS encoding amidohydrolase — MNLSYPIIDADGHVLEKDRELHDYLGGRYTSAPRFETYGYFPSLDGWNRGTGVPGKDPETPAPRWLQFLDELGVHTTVLYPTGGLGLGLVQNPEWACVLARAYNSWLADRFVKQSPRLKGVALLPVHEPLEAAKELERAKSLGHVAGLLPAVTWLNKGYGHSDFDPIYEAAERLDMPLTIHGAPSRGMGFDFFNKFLHVHTLEHPFAILIQFTHMVFEGVFVRFPKLRVAFLEAGCGWLPYMMDRMDEEMEKPYRVQAPLLKQKPSELIRNGQIWTTCEVEEKALPFVLKQFNPKCLMWPSDYPHERLPDMFKRDIPEFLERDDISDEHKKAILHDNPVNFYRLKT, encoded by the coding sequence ATGAACCTTTCCTACCCGATCATCGACGCCGACGGCCACGTGCTAGAAAAAGACCGCGAGCTGCACGACTATCTTGGCGGCCGTTACACCAGCGCGCCGCGCTTCGAAACCTACGGCTACTTTCCCTCGCTCGACGGTTGGAACCGCGGCACCGGCGTGCCGGGCAAAGATCCAGAGACGCCGGCGCCGCGCTGGCTGCAATTTCTCGACGAGTTGGGCGTGCACACGACCGTCCTCTATCCAACCGGCGGCCTCGGCTTGGGCCTCGTGCAGAATCCCGAATGGGCTTGCGTGCTCGCCCGCGCCTATAATTCTTGGCTCGCCGATCGCTTCGTCAAACAAAGCCCGCGGCTCAAAGGTGTGGCGCTCCTCCCGGTGCATGAACCGCTCGAAGCGGCGAAAGAATTGGAGCGGGCGAAATCTTTGGGCCACGTCGCCGGCCTCCTGCCGGCGGTGACTTGGTTGAACAAAGGTTACGGCCACAGCGACTTCGATCCGATCTATGAAGCCGCCGAAAGACTCGACATGCCGCTGACGATCCACGGCGCGCCGAGCCGCGGCATGGGCTTCGACTTTTTCAACAAGTTTCTCCACGTCCACACCTTGGAACATCCCTTCGCGATCTTGATCCAGTTCACCCACATGGTTTTCGAAGGCGTGTTCGTGCGCTTCCCCAAACTGCGCGTGGCGTTTCTCGAAGCCGGCTGCGGCTGGCTGCCCTACATGATGGACCGCATGGATGAAGAAATGGAAAAGCCCTACCGCGTCCAAGCGCCGCTCTTGAAGCAAAAACCAAGCGAACTGATTCGCAACGGCCAAATCTGGACCACTTGCGAAGTCGAAGAGAAAGCACTGCCGTTCGTCTTGAAGCAATTCAATCCAAAATGTCTGATGTGGCCGTCCGACTATCCGCACGAGCGCTTACCCGACATGTTCAAGCGCGACATCCCGGAATTTCTCGAACGCGACGACATCAGCGATGAGCACAAGAAAGCGATACTACACGACAACCCGGTAAATTTTTATCGACTAAAGACATGA
- a CDS encoding iron-sulfur cluster carrier protein ApbC gives MDTVSQENILAALSKVEDPELHRDIVSLGMVKNLGVKDGKVSFTVELTTPACPLRETIETDCKKALAAVAGITSLEINFGAQVRGSKAGAGQTDLLPSVKNVVLVAAGKGGVGKSTVAANLAVALKMLGAKTGLLDADIYGPSVPILMGVKGEPTKIDVEGGQKIAPTIAHGIPVMSIGFFLDPDQAVIWRGPMLGKALHQLMADVHWGELDYLVVDMPPGTGDVQITFSQQLKVSGALLVATPQLVALADVVRAKSMFDKVMIPIVGLVENMSYFICDGCNKEHDIFSRGGAKKAAERFQIPFLGEIPITPALRQGGDEGVPILIQDPNSPVSKSFLEIAGKLAGQLSIASERAQKAQGIKIVTT, from the coding sequence ATGGACACAGTTTCTCAGGAAAATATTCTCGCCGCGTTGAGCAAAGTTGAGGATCCCGAGCTGCACCGCGATATCGTCAGCTTGGGCATGGTCAAGAATCTCGGCGTCAAGGACGGCAAGGTGAGCTTCACCGTCGAGCTGACGACCCCGGCTTGTCCGTTACGCGAAACCATTGAAACCGATTGCAAAAAAGCGTTGGCGGCGGTGGCCGGCATCACCAGTTTAGAAATCAACTTCGGCGCCCAGGTGCGCGGTAGCAAAGCCGGCGCTGGCCAGACTGATCTTTTACCGTCGGTCAAGAATGTTGTATTGGTAGCGGCCGGCAAAGGTGGCGTCGGTAAATCGACGGTGGCCGCGAATTTAGCCGTGGCGCTGAAAATGCTCGGCGCCAAGACCGGCCTGCTCGACGCTGACATCTACGGCCCGTCGGTGCCGATCCTCATGGGCGTCAAAGGCGAGCCGACCAAGATCGATGTCGAAGGCGGACAAAAAATCGCGCCGACGATAGCCCACGGCATCCCGGTGATGTCCATCGGGTTTTTTCTCGATCCCGACCAAGCGGTGATTTGGCGCGGCCCGATGTTGGGCAAGGCGCTGCATCAACTGATGGCCGATGTGCATTGGGGCGAACTCGACTATCTCGTCGTCGACATGCCGCCAGGCACCGGTGACGTGCAGATTACGTTTTCACAGCAGTTGAAAGTCAGCGGCGCATTGTTAGTGGCTACCCCGCAACTGGTCGCGCTTGCCGATGTGGTGCGGGCGAAATCAATGTTCGACAAAGTGATGATTCCAATCGTCGGTTTGGTCGAGAACATGAGCTACTTCATCTGCGATGGTTGCAACAAAGAGCATGATATTTTTTCCCGCGGCGGCGCGAAAAAAGCGGCGGAGCGCTTTCAGATTCCTTTTCTCGGCGAGATTCCGATCACGCCGGCGCTGCGTCAAGGCGGCGACGAAGGAGTGCCCATATTGATTCAAGATCCCAATTCGCCGGTGAGCAAAAGTTTTCTCGAAATCGCCGGCAAGCTGGCGGGGCAATTGTCGATCGCCTCGGAGCGCGCGCAAAAGGCCCAGGGGATCAAGATCGTGACGACTTAG
- the plsY gene encoding glycerol-3-phosphate 1-O-acyltransferase, translating to MSQIMAILILIVFAYVIGSVPSGYLLGKLAGVDVRSVGSGNIGATNVARALGKGRGVVTLLADAAKGYLPVFLALRLEFSATAIALIAIAAFLGHLYPLFLNFHGGKGVATALGGLLALAPTATLVLIAVFAVAVLASRIVSLGAIAAALAAPVVLWFFSQSAVIVAMGVFLGAMVILRHRGNIQRLLAGTEPRLGAH from the coding sequence ATATCGCAGATAATGGCGATCCTGATATTAATCGTTTTCGCTTATGTGATCGGGTCGGTGCCGAGCGGTTACTTACTGGGCAAGCTTGCCGGCGTGGATGTCCGAAGCGTCGGCAGCGGCAACATCGGCGCCACCAACGTCGCCCGCGCCCTCGGCAAAGGGCGCGGCGTTGTGACCCTTCTAGCCGACGCCGCCAAAGGATATCTTCCAGTTTTTCTTGCGCTGCGCTTGGAATTCAGTGCCACAGCGATCGCGCTGATCGCTATCGCCGCGTTTCTCGGTCATCTCTATCCGCTGTTCTTAAATTTTCACGGCGGCAAAGGCGTCGCCACGGCGCTGGGCGGGTTGTTGGCTTTGGCGCCGACGGCGACTTTGGTTTTGATTGCGGTTTTTGCTGTGGCGGTGCTAGCGAGCCGAATCGTTTCGCTGGGCGCCATCGCCGCCGCGTTGGCGGCGCCGGTGGTGCTTTGGTTCTTTTCTCAGTCGGCGGTGATTGTCGCCATGGGGGTTTTTCTCGGCGCCATGGTCATCCTGCGTCATCGCGGCAACATTCAGCGCTTACTGGCCGGCACCGAGCCGCGCCTTGGCGCGCACTAA